Genomic DNA from Nitrospirota bacterium:
ATGGCAGTCAAAGCAGGTGTCCGCCATATGTTCCATGTTTCTTACATTTGTAATGACGTCATCCATGCTTTTTGCATATCTGGTGTTTTTAAGGTTGATGTCGGACTGCACCTTTTTTATCTGCAGCAGCAAATGCTCTCTCAGTATCTCCACCTGGTGGAGCGTTATCAGGTTGTCCAGCGTAGCAGTCGACGATTCGATTGAAGCTATTATGGATACACCTGCAACCAGCAATATGAGGGAAAAAATACTTAAACCTATGATGATCTTTTTCTTCATTAATCGTCCAGATAATTATTAGTCGAAGGGGCCGGATTTATTTCTTTCATGTATTCGTATACGCCTTTGTAATCGGTATCCTTTGTCTCGACGAAACTTGATGCGCCGAACTTTTTCAGCACAACCATTGCGTCTTTATCGTCGTGCATGTTCAGCAGGGCCTCTTTCAGTTTACTTTTGATCGAGCTGTCGAGGTCTTTTCTCACGGCCAGTCCGTTTTGAGGCACATGGTTGGACTTTGTAAGAACAACCAGCTCGTCCGCTATCCTCTTGTCTGAATCCGCAAGCTGGTAGAATACGGTATTCTTAGTGGCCCCGATGTCCGCCCTTTTATTCAAAACGTCATAAACCGCATCTTCATGAGTGCCGGTGAAATAGGCCTCTTTAAAATAAGCCTTGTAATCCTTGATCCCGTTCTCTTTAAAGAACACTAGAGGCAGAAGATACCCGGCAGTTGTAGATTTGTCGACAAACGCAAATGTTTTGCCCTTCATGTCTTTTGCGGTCTTGATGCCGCTGTCTCTCCTCACAAAGATCAAGCCGCAATAAGTTGAATCGCCGTTAAAATCTTCAGGCCTGGCAACGGGCTCGACCCCAAGTCTTGCATGTGCAAGCACATAGGTGAAACTGCCGAAGAATGCGCCGTCAAGATGCATGGAGGTAAAGTTATCGACAATGTCCCCGTACCGGGTGAGGACCTGAAACTCTATCTTAACGCCGGTCTTTTTGGAGAGATAATCCGCAAGAGGTTCATACCGGCTCATCTGATCAAATATGTCGCGCTCGGGAACAAGGCCTATTAATAATTTTTTTCCTTCAGAGCTTTTGGTGTCAACCCGGGAGGACTTCTCTGTCCTGGAGCAGCCGGCAATGACAGTCAGGCAGAGGCACAATACAATGAGCGGCTTTCTCATGCGGATAAATTTTCCAGTGTTATGGATGATAAACTTTTTCAGCGCTATCCCTAAGCGCTGTTTTAATGTATCAGATTCTTAATTATTAAATCCATCTTACTTCATAAATTGTCTTGCGGTCAGTGGTTTGTTATACTGTTATTATGGGAAATTGCAAATGATCGCAAGAGTAAACAGAAGGCCGGCTGTTGCTTTATTCAAGTCCGATTCCCTCACATCCCTGATTCTTGCCGTCACTATAATATCCATTATCACTTTGCCGCGCTTGTCATGGTCTTCTTATATTTATTCTGAAATTCTCCCCCCCGGCTGGGCAGAGGCAGAGGCACATGACATAAACAATGATGGGATAGTTGCGGGGTCCGGCAAAGACAGCTCCCGCACTTCAAAGGGCTTTATATACAGGAGCGGGACCTACAAGACAATAATCCCCCCTGGATGGGAGGAGTCGTATGCACACGGCATAAATGACAGCGGGACGGTTGTAGGGCACGGCCTTGACCATGACTATAAAGGCTTTATATATGATGACGGCACATATACCGAAATCCTTCCTCCAGAATGGCGCGAGGCGTATGCTTACTCTATTAACAACAGCGGCGCAGTTGCGGGATACGGGCGTAAAACAAAATTTTACAACGGTTTTCTATACCGCGGCGGTAAGTATACGGAGATCCTGCCGCCGGGCTGGCGTGAAGCGTATGCTTACTCTATTAACAACAGCGGTGAAGTTGCCGGATACGGTCACGATGAAAACAACAAAGTCAGGGGATTTATTTATAGTAACGGGAAATACACAACTGTGCTGCCTCCGGGCTGGGTTGAGGCAAGGGCACTTGATATAAATGACAGCGGCGCGGTTGCGGGGTTCGGAATCGACTCCGGCAATAATTCAAAAAGCTTCATTTACAAAAAAGGCGGCTACACAGAGATACTGCCTCCGGGCTGGCAATCCGCGGAGGCCTACGGCATCAATAACAGGGGGGTCGTAACCGGAAGGGGAAGCTACAAAGGCGGCGGCATGATCGGCTTCATATATGACGGTGTTTCCACTTCCATACTGCTGTCTTCCGGCTGGCAGTGGGCGCAGGCATACGCCGTCAACGACCTCGGCGAGGTAATAGGGTTCGGCTCTTACGGCTCCGATAATAGGGGTTTTATTGCAAAAGGAATTCCGAAAATAACCGTTAATCCACTGGTCATTTTCTTTAGCGGAAAGCTGGAAGACCAGTCCGTAACAGTAAAGAACGAGGGAAGCGGTGAACTCGTTATTGGGAAGATCACGCCACCTCCTTCCCCCTTCAGCATAAAAATTGAAAATTGCTCAGGACGAACATTGGCCCCGTTGGAAACCTGCACAATTAAGTACGGGGTGACCCTTGGACCGGAAAAGATCGCCCCTTCCACATCCGATGTCCCGTCCAA
This window encodes:
- a CDS encoding phosphate/phosphite/phosphonate ABC transporter substrate-binding protein, whose product is MRKPLIVLCLCLTVIAGCSRTEKSSRVDTKSSEGKKLLIGLVPERDIFDQMSRYEPLADYLSKKTGVKIEFQVLTRYGDIVDNFTSMHLDGAFFGSFTYVLAHARLGVEPVARPEDFNGDSTYCGLIFVRRDSGIKTAKDMKGKTFAFVDKSTTAGYLLPLVFFKENGIKDYKAYFKEAYFTGTHEDAVYDVLNKRADIGATKNTVFYQLADSDKRIADELVVLTKSNHVPQNGLAVRKDLDSSIKSKLKEALLNMHDDKDAMVVLKKFGASSFVETKDTDYKGVYEYMKEINPAPSTNNYLDD